Part of the Sorghum bicolor cultivar BTx623 chromosome 1, Sorghum_bicolor_NCBIv3, whole genome shotgun sequence genome, atgcttttatgaatataaaaaaattttaaaatttttttagaactaaacaagccctaaacaaggcctcagtggcCTGCTCTCGCTGCAGTTGCCCTGACCAGTCACTACTCCACTCCgagcctccaaccaaacaccgaGCGCGAGTACGTCCTGGTAACTTTCCCCACATCCGGCCAATCCAAAATGTGCTGGCTCCTCCTCTTCCTGGTCCTGGATGGCTCGGAGTCGCAGCCCACCACAGACCGCAGCTACCACCAGTACCCCCAATCCCTTTCAAAAAAGCGCAGGCAGACGAGAGCTGCTGCACGCGGCCGCACGCACACCCCTCCGCTTGGCTCTTCCGTTCCGTCCGCTCCAAGCAAGGCACCCCCATCCAATTCCAGATGGCGGAAGCCTGGGCGGTTGCGGCGCTCACGGCCGCAGCGTGGGCGCTGCGGGCGGCGGTGTGGGCGTGCCTCGCCGCGTCGGCGATGCTCGTCGCCGAGGCCGCGTACATGGGCCTCGCCAGCCTCGTCGCCGCGATGCTGTGGCGCTGGCGCCGCCTCGACGAGAGGTACCGATGGGAGCCCATGCCCATGCCCGTGCCCGGGTCCGGCGCCGGGGGCCGCGACGACGTCGAGGCGGCGGCGGACTTCCCCATGGTGCTCGTGCAGATCCCCATGTACAACGAGAGGGAGGTGAGGCGCTCTCTACTTTTGGCTTTGGCCATCACAGCTACCTATATCTAAAATTATCTGTGTGCCCCCATTATATTAATTGATTGCTGGCCCATTCCCCTCCAACCTTTGCATTGCCTGTTATACGTCGCGATCATATCGCGAGAATTGTACTACTGCAACCGTACTAGGTAGGATGCGGCGTTATCAGTTTACCAGGTTTTAGACGTCGACCGTAGTTAGTAGGGCCGCAATACCTTAAATGCATCATCATGCGGatcatttctgagcactttatCGACCAAATTTGTGGGCGCGCTGTGTCTAATACACAATTACACATAAGGGTTCTTAgggggtcctttctcttgtttctgAATGAGATGGGGGAGTTTATTATGGATATGATTCAAAACAAAGTGTTAAGTGTGTCCTTGTGTTTCTTCTGTACTTTCTCAACTCTCAAGTTGCAAGGTGGAGCTAGTATCAGAAATGGGCCCCACTGTTTACGCGCAAGCTGCCTTTTGTTACTGCAATCATGATACTAGTACTAAGGCACAGTTATGGTTTTTTTTTTCGCTACAAGTGACGGCATTGTGGTTCAGTTATgaaagaaaatctgaaaaataccATGGGAAcctaaggaaaaaaaaaagaatcctaTTAATGAGGACAAGTGGCACGCAATGCAGTGTGTGCTTGTGCTATCCTAGTATTGAGTAAAGGAAACCAGTGATGATTAAGATGGATGGGGACCGTCTCGTTTTTCTTGCTGTGCAGACACTGCCACTAAGCAAGTTTAGTCCTTTCTTTACATTGCTGGGCATTTGACTATCAACGCTAAAAAAACAatagtttttctttttccaaagTGTCTGAACAATGTTCCTGTGTGTCTTGCAATGTTATAAAGTTTCACACTGGATCATTGCAATGGTCATTTCTTTGTACAGGTGTACAAGCTATCCATTGCTGCGGCGTGTGCCCTCACATGGCCACCAGACCGTATTGTAATACAAGTCTTGGATGATTCCACTGATCCGATTATTAAGGTACACCTTGGTTTCGGAGACATAGCTTATCTTGATTGACTAAAAGACTAGAGATATTCATATGATTTTGGGTCAAATTGTGGTAGATATGATGCATTTTAAAAGTTAATTGTGACTTGCAATTATAAAGGAATGATCATTTTATCATCATCAAATGGAGCATATGAGTGTTGATACTAATTTGCTAGGTTAGCTCCAACAACATTGTGTTGGtctaatgtatgtatgaataagATCATTAAGTCACTTAGCGAATATGGAAATATTGATGCTGactaaaaaatttaaaatttagtaaTGCTTTGGATCAATATACTGGAATATATAGACAAAAAGGATTAACAAAGCTTCTGTATGTGGCTCCCCCCAGTCAGTATTAATTGGCGTTCAGACAAACAAAAAGTAACCAAGTCTAAGTCAGTTTAGTCCATCTGAAATGTCAACTACATCTGACTGGAGGTGGCACTAGATAATTTGATTACTGCATTGCCATTGTGTAAGATATAAAGATATTTGTGTTGGCTAGCAGCCTGGTATAATGCAAGTTACAGGATATTTTAAGTGTCTAGTATAAGGTTAGCTTAGTTTGTTCTGTTTTTTCTACAGAAAGGACATTTAGTATGTATGTTTTCAGTTCCCCCACATGCTAAATGCATCAAGAGCTTCCATTTCATGGTTGTATATAGAAAGTCATGCCACTGTAATATTTTGAAACCATTTTCCTTGAATGCAGGAACTAGTGGAGCTTGAGTGCCAGGATTGGGCAACCAAAAAAATTAACATCAAGTATGAGGTTAGAGATAACAGAAAGGGATACAAAGCAGGTGCGCTGAAGAAGGGCATGGAACATATATACGCCAAGCAATGTGACTTCGTTGCTATCTTTGATGCCGATTTCCAACCTGAACCTGACTTCCTTTTAAAAACCATACCGTTTCTTGTGCATAACCCAAAGATTGCACTTGTACAAGCACGTTGGGAGTTTGGTAAGCATAAATATATCATTTTGTAGTCACACATATATTTTGGAATACTCTGTTTTTGGAGTTCCTACTTTATCTGTGAACAATatgtagaaaattttaaaaaaaatgttatGTGTGTGGTTCTGACACATGCAGTTGTCCACAACAAGTTTTATTCATGTCTAGTTATCTTTATTCATTAGAGATTATGTTGGTTTGGTTAATTTAGATTCTTTTGTCtattttaattgtttcattacAGAGCTTATTCCTTAATTCTCAGGATTAGTCAATTCATCCTTGTAAGAGACATGGTATTTGCTCCTTTTAATTAACTAAAGACATCACCCAAGAACTCATGTGCTAACTTGGATGTGCATACCTGATTGGCATTTGGAATGTTTCCACCTTACATTGGATACGTGATATTCAACATTTAAATTGATAGTGTTACCTGTATAGTTAAAAAGTTTATACACTCCCTCTGTCTCAAATACTTAACCTTATAGCATTCAAATTTTGTCCCAAAATAGTTGTCGTTCTCACTTCCCAATGCACCCTTCTCTTCTCCCAATACGCCTTTTTCCTTTCCCAATACATCTCTCTATTTCTAGGGGTACTAAAGTTATTTACCTTGAGCATTTCTAGTATTTGTGATAGATCCTAAAACGTCTACTATtgtgggacagagggagtatttcTGATAATTTTGTCTGGACATGGAGAAATGTCATGTTATCTTTTAGTAAAGACAGTTTTGTCCTGAATTAAAGAAACATTGTAATCTTTTAGTAGAGTGTTCAGAGTGGTGACAAAATCTCTGGTTTAGTACACAAATAAATGACAAAGTACATAGTTTGTTAATTCTGTTTCATTAATGATCCTTTTGGGGAAGCTTTTTTGTACGCTCTTCAGTTTAGGCTCTTAATAACAAAATTTTGAGTGACACTGACACAGTAATATGTCAGCTGACAATTTTAAGCTGTAAAAGAGGTTCTGATTACTACTGATGTTCTGATGCAATTTCTTTGGATTTGCTATGGCAGTGGTCATATTGATAAAGTAAGCGACAAATTTTGTTCATTATGATTACAGGATGTTCCTGACCTGGCCTTTGCCGGGTGATTTTGCAGTGAACTATGATGTTTGCCTGATGACAAGGATACAGAAGATGTCTCTGGACTATCATTTCAAAGTTGAGCAGGAATCGGGATCATTTGTGTATTCATTTTTTGGCTTTAATGGTAAGTGCCGGTTCGTAGCCATACACTGAGGTTCTGATTTTCCCTGATAAGTTTCTTGTCAGTTGTCACAGGATGGGGTGGGATAAACTATGTGAGAAGCAATAACTATATTCTGTTTACAGGTACAGCTGGTGTGTGGCGTGTATCTGCTATTAATCAGTCTGGAGGATGGAAAGATCGCACCACTGTAGAAGATATGGACCTGGCTGTACGGGCAGGCCTCAAGGGATGGGAATTCTTGTATGTTGGTGATATTAGGGTATTCCACTGATTCTCTGTGAACTTCGAACAGTTGTTTTCTTATGAAGCTATATATATTGTACCATGTCAGCATTACAATTATTGCAAATCTTATGCAGGTTAAGAGTGAACTACCAAGTACCTTCAAAGCCTACCGTCATCAACAACATAGGTGGACCTGTGGTGCCGCTAATCTCTTCAGGAAAATGGCTTGGGAAATCATTACAAACAAGGTTTGTCTTCTTGGTCCTCACCTCACAAGGAATTAACATGAGTTTGTTATGTTATAATTGCCATCTGCACATGATGCAGGAGGTGTCAATATGGAAGAAACACCATCTGCTATACAGCTTTTTCTTTGTCCGAAGGGTTATTGCTCCCCTTGTGacattcttgttttattgtgttGTCATCCCTTTGTCTGCCATGGTTCCTGGTGTCAGCATTCCTTTATGGGGGCTGGTCTATATTCCCACTGCAATTACATGTATGAACGCCATAAGAAATCCTGGGTATGAATAATACAACAATGCACAACCTTCCATCTCCCGTCAATGTGTCCATCTTCAGATTATATTGTGTGATATATCAGGTCTCTCCATCTGATGCCCTTCTGGATTCTGTTCGAGAATGTTATGTCCATGCACCGCATGCGTGCTGCTGTAACTGGTTTACTTGAGACTGCACGTGCAAATGATTGGGTAGTCACTGAGAAGGTAGGAGATCTTGTGAAGGATGACCTGGATGTTCCACTCCTTGAACCAGTGAAGCCAACAGAATGTGTCGAGAGGTAACAGAAGAGGCTTACATAGTTCAATTCACTTTTTCAGTGTTGAAGGAATAAAGGATGAATACTGCTACTTGTTTAATGTGCTTATTTTTCAATCATTGCCTTTGCAGGATTTATTTTCCTGAGCTCTTGCTTGCACTACTCCTCCTAATATGTGCTTCATATGACTTCGTACTTGGAAGCCACAAATACTATCTTTACCTATACCTCCAGGCCTTTGCATATGTTGTAATGGGGTTTGGTTTCGTTGGAACAAAAACTCCATGTTCATAGCTGCTGACATAATGTTACTATTTCCCATTTGACAGTTAGTTCCTATGAATACTGCCACTATGCgcaaaggtgaattttatctgaTGGTAGTGTTATTCAGGTTGCAGGGCCATGGTTAGTCTAGTGGGGTTGGGGTTGGGGGCTGGGTGGGGGTTGGGCCTTTGGTTCTTAGATTCCTAACAAGTTCCTCAACTACCACCGGTAAACTCAGTTTTATGATTTGCCACTGGTAAACGCGTTTTCACTGACATACATGTGTTTTCTCAATAATCACCTTGTGCTAGATGTATTCATCTGTAACAGGTCCCATCTCAGAACTGAGAGTGTATTATTGGCATGGATTTCAGATTATGGATTCATGGTTGTAATAGGGAGAGAGGCAAGGTTGTATCCTAGCTGGATTTGGAACTTATTGTAGCATATTCTTATGATTGCCATTTGTAGATTGGCACTCAAAAGGATGTATGGGCATAACGAGAAGATGTTGAAAGATGAAATTAATTCTTGTATTGTGACATAGCAACAGCCATgtcctgttcgcttgagcttatctgccggTGAATAGTACTGTCCATTATGCAAATCAGAgcaatgtgtgtgtgtgtggggggggtcCTACATTGGTATCAAAGCATAAAGGGGGTCCTACATTGGTATCAAAGCATAAACCATATATTTCGTTGCATGACGATACCTATGCTACATAGTTATGTAGACCAGTAATTTTCCTTTTATACATGCCAGGGGAGATGATCATAAATGATTTGTATAAATGAAACAAAGATGGATAATAGGCAGTGCTGATGCAGCATCAATGTGAACGATGCAACCAAAGGCTTTTCATGGGGATGTAACAATAATTTTCTACAGGAACCATACTAGATGTCAAGAGCGAAGTGCAGCATAGCAGCTCCTAATTTACAATAGATGCAGAGCTGCCAAAGATCACAAAGGGCCGAGCTTAATATGCAGGTGCACATGCAAGGGACCTTTTTTCGTTTTTCCAAAAAAGGAAAGCAAAAGAGTGAAATAAAGGCAAagtattttttaatataaaatatAGCCTTCCTTTttttgcttttcttttttttacatgTCTCATGAGATGAGAGTTTATATCAATCATGTACAAATCGGATTAGAACATAATCTAATTTCCATTATGAGTAAATTGCACTCACCATACAACAACTAATTAAGTGGGTGCATATTAGTCCATTATTTTCTAATTTGTTTAATATAATACGACAACTATCTAGGTGGATGTTTATTGGTCCAACATCTTCTAATCCGTTTAATTTGAAGTAAAAACTTAGTTCATTGATGCATGTATGTTCCAAACAGTGTTTTTGTACACTCTAAATCCCTATCATCGGAAGTTACATACCCTAGCACGCTCATTTCGTCCATCACTCAACTTCAATTATTTATTATATTATGATATCATTTTTCTGACTCTGTCCAAATAAAAGCTTACATTCAACTTCTATTTTAAACTTGAATATAGGAAAAGTCATACCATTAAGAGAGACATAAAATGGTAAGGTTATGTGGAATCAAATGCTCACTACCTATTCTTCTAAAACTTCCGCGAGAATTCTGTAGAAGCTCCGCATTATGCTAATCCGCTAAATCGAGTTTTAAGTTTTTACAAGGCAATTAACCTCCCCCTCTCTAGGCCTTTCCTATCCTTTGGACGGTGCAACTGTTGCATCGTCTTCTTTTTTATGTCTACTACATCATCTTATTTTTTTGTGTGTCTACTACATCCTTTAAAAGGTGGAAaccactttttattttcttttttcttagcTTGGTAAACCTATACAAGAACTTGGTTAGTTTGGTTATAGGTAGAACCAAACAAAATTTTTGTTGATTCTCGTTTTTGAAAAAAACCATTCGGTCCCTGATTCTTATGATATGGACAACCCACATATCAGTTCAAGCCAGCCATAAATGACAATAGGTTGAAATTAAAATAATATTATGGTATAGAAAGAAAAATGATCGGTTTGGAATTTTTCATATTTATGAAATCAAtgacaacttttatatttggcCGGGTTCATAAATGATATCGTATAGTAAACGATTCAAGCTGATTGATGGATGAGATGAGCATGCTAGGGTCTACAGCTTGCAATGACAGTGATTTGAAGTGTACAGAGATGCGTTGCTACAATACTTAGACTGTATATACACGAATAAGTCTTGTATCAAATTAAACTTATGAGAAGATtgtggatcaatatgcacccacCTATATTGTTGTTGTATTAAATTggacaaattataagatgttggaCTAACATACACCCACTTAGATACTTGTCGTATGGTGAGTGTAATTTACTCTTCCGTTATTATTAATGAGAATTTCTTAAGCCAACTGTCATTACAAATCATGTATTTATACTTACGGTTCTCTTAAGCCTACTGCTAGTGTTAGCAGTACTCTTAAGATATCTCAATATAAATATATGATATTTAATGATGGTAGGCTTAAGATATCTACCAATAAAGATGTTTACAACTTGACACTAGTCGAGATAATTGAAAtcattttaatattttttgaaATGATCTTGAATGGAGGTATGATCTAAAAGAAAGTTGCAGTACTCGAAAAGATCTGCAACTTTGTAGCTGAttactttttttatttaaaatcatttagAGCACATAAATTATGTTCAAAGATTAATAATTTTTTAGTTCATATTTATtgtatttttcaaatgaccttggaAGAGAAATAATCTAAACTGAAGTTATTGAAGAGATCTAAAACTTTCATGattaaacttttttatttgcatTCGTTTAAGGTCTTAAATATGCATTACAATATACATTAAAACAAATACAAATGTATTCATATTAGTGAATACAAAAAGAATGTATCTAGTACTCAGTCTTAACTAACTTTAAGACGTAGTGATTAAGGAGTGACTGAACGACATCTGAGGTTGTGAGTTCAATCACTAGCAACTGCATGCACACAACAAAAAATGTTGTCAACTGCTTTAAAACGCCATTGATTGTTTACCAAATGTTTTCTCGAAAGAAAATCAATATGACTTTGCAATATCCGAACTACTGGACCCATAATTTTCGGTTTACCGGAATATCCACCCACTGCCAACAAACAAGCCCTTAATGCAAATTTCACAGAGATAAAGGTTATCCTTGCTAAAGAAAAAGGACAAATGTGAATGGACGGTCTATTTCAGCTAGTTAGCTTTAAAGTCAAGGAAAGATGTCGTTTCCATTTTCTTGCTAGTCCTCATTGTGGAAATTAAAGTGGATCGACTAACTGGGATGTTACCGAGGATGGGgactaaagaaaaaaaatattatctatTAATTAAAGGTGAAGAAGTTTCTGGAAGAGGAACGTGGAGTTCCATTCCACGACGACGCGAGTTGGATGTTTCATTGCTCGTTTGACTTGGGCCTCAACAACAACTTCAGTTATTTGAGCTTATCTACCAAATCTACCAatcatttaataatatttttttctcactAATAAAAATACTTTCAGCCATAGCTTTTTGGATAAGCGAACAAGTTCATAAGTTATTGCGTACTCCTATTGTTTTTTTACGAAACACTCATTTCTAAATAACTTCATGAGTCAAGCTGTTTGTTtgctcctctcacaaagacatgcgGTGGGATGAAGTTTAAAAAATAGCTTATTCCAactctctctccctcatttctctctcttatCCATACATGAAGTTGTTGGTAAAGTTGTTTTGCCAAACAGATTTTCCAAGACATCTTAGCTTCACCTAGAAAGTTGCTTTGAAACTAATTTTAAAAAACAATTTTACTAATGAAACCGAGCTAGGACAAACGTAgcctttgttttttttaaaaaataaagaagCCTGAGCTATTTTATAGCTCATCTAAAATGGCTCTAGCTCGCTTCTCAAGAGGAGTCCTATGAAACACCCCCTAACctcctctcttttctttctATGTTTCAACTTAGGAGACATAGTTATGATAGAGTATATATACATGATGATATGGCAtttaactaaggccttgtttagtttctcaaaaatcttgcaaaatttttcagattccccgtcacatcgaatctttagacgtatgcaaggagtattaaatatagataaaaataaaaactaattgcacagtttggtcgaaattgacgagatggatcttttgagcctagttagtccataattggacaatatttatcaaatacaaacgaaaatgctactattcctactttgcaaaattttttggaagtaaacaaggcctaactcttATTTTTTATACTATTTGTGTGCATGTTTGTAGTGTTGCATGTAGTCCAAACGAGACAACATAATGGCAAAAGAAAAGAATgttataaaataaattaaagCGATAAGAGAAATGCAATACATATACTCACTATTCACTTACATATCTTAATAAACTTACAAAGCTAGCCCTTGCAGAGACCAAAATAAACtcccttttctaaaaaaaagaggtTAAATTTCTGGACAGCCTACATTTCAGTGGGTCTTATTATTATAATTAAAGAGGTAGAATTGGAGTGCAAATACAGTAATACAAGAGTAATctatctatatctcttatataGATAAACCCCACTAGCTAATTCTCTTGATGTGCAAAGCATTCACATCATCATCTACTAGAGCATCCCACTAACTACTTCTCTTGCCATACAAAGCGTCCACATCAGCATCCACTAAATCATCCCACTAATACATTACCCCGCTATGCAAAGTGTTCACATCATTATCTATTAATAAATCGAACTAACACATATCATTTTATCCTGTATCTATGTTATTCACATTAGCAACCATATTATTTTCTAACATATATTTAGTTGTCCATGCTATAATACTAAAAATCATCCACTAACATATATTACGATAGTATAATTTTACCGGTAATTTCCGCAGCAACGCGCAGGACATTCTCCTAGTAACTTTGAAGGAGAAGTTGATGGTGTAGGCGTGGTAAGAAATCAAATTAATAATCTAGCTAGAAAAGGCAGTGAGAAAATCCAACTTGGCATATCATTATCATCAGCTTGTCAATATACCAGTGTGGGATCGAGTGTGACACATAACAGGTGTAAGTATCAACCTGGTGGACCAGGCCCATCTAGACACTTTATATATGGACTTCATTGGGTGGTGAGTAGGAAGGAATTGAAGCAAAGCGAAAGACGATAAACTCCTTTCTCCCTCCACCATCTTTTTTCCACGCCATTTgaacctttttttttcaaaagggaATCGAAACGCTTTAATACATATATGTACTCCTCTTTTAGAGAGAAAGACccaaaaaactcaaaacacataCACTATTTTTTTATAACTGAGTTTTGAAACATTTtcttaagagcatctccaaaagtaTTCAATTTTTCCTTAAAAACATATATTTTTGCAACTCCTAAAAAGATATTGGGAGAAAAAAAtaagacatctccaagactttTCAATAATCCACTcctaaaatatagaaaacaatttTACATTAAGAATCTTGTAATATTTCTAAATTATTGTAACCACTTTTATATATTCTTTCTCTTTCGTATATTTGTATCAAGAACCCTTTTCTCCTCTCTATTCTTTCCCACACTCTGCCACCTTTAGATTGACTGAGAAGACGGCGCGGGGAAGAGCGATGCGCGCAAGAAAGGCCACATGTATTTTTACGCATGATGCCAGccttgttgggtaccataataagggatacccaaatcagagtaaCAAAAAACGCGAAGGAACATACTAATTacaatcatcagggcctcggacgcaagttccgactcgcccgacccctcagggcctcggacgcaagttccgactcgcccgacccctcagggcctcggacgcaagttccgactcgcccgaccccacagggcctcggacgccagttccgactcgcccggtcccgtccaggctcgggcaCCGGGCCCCACTCCACCTGGTCAACAAGACTTCCCCCGACGTGACGGATGTGACGGCCCCCATGACGCGGCAGGGCAAGGAGACGACTGTTCCAACCGCCCCAGTCAatgtggccttacctctgtcactatacacccttacccctgttcactgtagcacattatcgcacagtagaaagggaatgtgcGAGGTAAAGCCGCACCACTGTTTGTGGTCATTTCCCACTGTTGACAGGATATGCAGCAGTGACCGGTGATCCGgcccccgcgacccctacaggactcggtaaccctctacaggagcaGCCATGCCGTCGACCATcccccaaggacgagatggacaggcctcaacagggtcgggactgtgtttTCACCCCTCAAATAaaagaaatctactcatgtaaatacctggcctccccttgagactataaaaggggagccagggttcacaactgGGAGACAGGTCCAGAACAcgcacacaacactctttcgcagagcagcagcccgcactctgtccacaccaagccgagacctgggacttagccctctctcgcaaccagcttgtaccccctactacaagcacctttgggtgcaaggttatacagaatccaccactacactggacgtagggcatccttagcccgaaccagtataaaccctctgtgtctcacttgcatcaccatccaagcttggtcagtcacgcagatttatacttgttagtgcctagaccgcgagtctagacgccgacagttggcgcgccaggtaggggccttctgcgtgacgcTCTCCAGTCCCTACTGGGGAGgtttggatggcagacggatttcacccgctccgtcgcggcaccatcatgatgtttgggagtttggagttcatgtccctcggttccggctacgacatgatcctcctcccgccacgtgaCAACGTCGAACCTagccccgagccgatcccaccacacTCAGGGTGTGGGAGACGTTCGGGACACCATGCGGGGGGCCCACGGAGGGGGCGTCAAAGATTTAGGATCTCCGACCCCACCACTGAGGCCAAGGTCCGTCCGGTCTTCCCCCCGCATGTTCTCATCAGGTCGCCCGCTCCTCCGGTCCAGCcggcgctagaggaagggctcgcggggcatCAAGCTCCGCTCCTAGGATCAACAGAGGGTCATCGCGGCCCCCCGTCCCACCCCGTTCaaaggggaaggcacggcccgcgcctgttccccgcaagggggacaaaggggcctcgacgtcccgtcctcctccacctgcGGATGACGTAGCAGCGGCGGCACCTCCCGAGTTACCTTTCGGGCTCAGGAATGCCGCCGCtacctacgcctcttccgtaAGCACTTCATTAAGTGCGTACGCAGAACTTCCCGGGCACCACTTAAGGTCTACACTGGACCTCGTCTCCACACCGCCCGTCTCATCCTACCCAGAGGACCTCACCTCGGGCAACGACGAGTGGGCCGGCGCTGATTTCTCCGGGTATGGCGACCCGGAGACTTTCATGCGTTTCCTGGAGGCCAGCAACTAttgtctcggctactccgactccgacgacgaAAGCTACGACCCGTCACGA contains:
- the LOC8057786 gene encoding probable mannan synthase 2 — its product is MAEAWAVAALTAAAWALRAAVWACLAASAMLVAEAAYMGLASLVAAMLWRWRRLDERYRWEPMPMPVPGSGAGGRDDVEAAADFPMVLVQIPMYNEREVYKLSIAAACALTWPPDRIVIQVLDDSTDPIIKELVELECQDWATKKINIKYEVRDNRKGYKAGALKKGMEHIYAKQCDFVAIFDADFQPEPDFLLKTIPFLVHNPKIALVQARWEFVNYDVCLMTRIQKMSLDYHFKVEQESGSFVYSFFGFNGTAGVWRVSAINQSGGWKDRTTVEDMDLAVRAGLKGWEFLYVGDIRVKSELPSTFKAYRHQQHRWTCGAANLFRKMAWEIITNKEVSIWKKHHLLYSFFFVRRVIAPLVTFLFYCVVIPLSAMVPGVSIPLWGLVYIPTAITCMNAIRNPGSLHLMPFWILFENVMSMHRMRAAVTGLLETARANDWVVTEKVGDLVKDDLDVPLLEPVKPTECVERIYFPELLLALLLLICASYDFVLGSHKYYLYLYLQAFAYVVMGFGFVGTKTPCS